From the genome of Mastacembelus armatus chromosome 5, fMasArm1.2, whole genome shotgun sequence:
ATATTACCATAAATATGCTAAAAATGAGCAACTGGAGAATCCATCAAACAATAACCACTGCTTTAAGTGTTGTGTTACCTTGTTGTGTTCAGGGCTCCCTCTCGGAGACTGTTGGTCCTGTTCTGTGTTGCCCCCACAGGGGGTGCTATGTGAGGGCAGGGGGGCAAGTTTGTACAGCAGATACCTGTACAGTTGCTCTGTCTCAGGCAAAGTGACCTGCAGCAAGAATCCCTCCACCAtcagctcctccagctcagGACCAAGTCCTGTGACAAATATGACGGGAAACCGAGTTTAGAGGtgaactaaaaacaaataatgcagAGTAAGAACAGATGAGACATGAGTATAGTTTTAACACTGACCCTGGAGTGGAACGGACTGGTGCTCTGTGTAAAAAGATGAACCATTTATTTCCTGAGACAGATGTGAAGATATTCTGGGTACAACTCTTCCCTGAAATCAAAAAGAACCATCGACATTAGTACAATAATTAGTGCATCAACCTGATTCATCTTTTCCACCTGTATTTAGCTGAGTTATAACTTGCTTGCACTGACCATCTTTGACACTTTCTCCAGCACTCCCTCGGTGCAGGCCTGCTGAACTCTGTGCTGCCATCGCACTGTTCTCTCAATGAGGAAGCGCAAGGCATCACCTTCAGGCAGCCGAACCCGAATCCTCTGGAGTGAAGCCAGGAGGGGCAGGACCTTGTCCAGAGGGGGTTTCCTGGACTGTTGACAGAGAGGGCAAAGCCAGGCTTGGCCATACTCAAGGTCTACGGTTGTTTCCACACAGCCGCAGTGGAAAATGTCTCGACAGAGCTCACACTGCACCATGGCACCTGATGGGGCCTTTTGgcaaacacaaacgctaagtGCATAACAGTTTTCACCAGGAAGGAACTTCGATTCATTTGAGGCACGCAGAGCCAGCAAGATCTCCATCTCCCTCTGGCGGACTTCAGCAAGAGTCACCATCTGTGATGAGAGAAAATTAAACGTAGCAAAGCACATTAAAACATGAGCTCACCCTCATAACGCTACCTGATGCCAGATTACATCTCAATATCAACAGCTGTAATTACTTAAAACAATCAATGTAGCATCACCACACTGTGTTGAAGTGCTAATGTATTGATTGACAGCATAAATAATGCTTCCATGTTCACTATGCAAGGAATCCACCAGTGGATAACATAATACCCAAATGGACCTTCCAGCCCTGCAGGCAGCACTTGCTATAAAGTGGGAAATATTTGACTCCTTTCTCAGTTAGAAATTCTGCTCCACATAATGTTTCAACACATGTATTTAAGTATTAGAATTATAACATTTGACCACTTTACAGCCAAATACGCAGCCACATGCAAGTTGATGcattcacaacacacacacacacacacagctttactCACAGCAGAGGCAGAGTCCTTGCTCTCAGAGAGTGCTCTCtccacatcacacacagactCCAGTTTTGTTGAAGATTTTTTACTGATCTGTGGAgcctcttttatttttttagagcGTGACTTCTGATACCCAGCCCCTATATCACATTTTGGGCACAAGACctgaaaacataacaaaaaaaagaaagtacatAAACACTGATTCTTTATTGGTCCTGATAGGCAGATGTAAGATTGAAACACCATTAGTATGACGGTTTACCTcaagaagagagaaaggggagTTTTTTAGTAGGAATGTCTTTGCTGCGCTCTCCTTCCACATCTGAACATCGTTGATAAGGGCCTCCAATCGACTCAGCGGGTCGAGCTTCACTGGGATGCCGTCTGCTCTGAGAACCAGCTCAGAGAGGCTCTCCAGCACAGGAATACGTCCCCCGAGCTGCAAGCATGCACACACCACATTTGTAACCCACACTCCTCCATCTCTGGCCAGGTGGTAACTGCTCAAAGCATTCAGCGGGACATAAGTGCAAGTATATTTTACCTGGAGTGCTTCAGCTTCATGCAGCCATTTTTTAGCCTTTGTAACGACGTCCTTCAGCTGCAGACAGTTAGGCAGGTATGCAGGGATATTTTCTACTTCCTGCAGAGCAGCGTCAAGTGTGTCTAAACTGTGATATGGCCTGAGAAGTAACATGTGCTTTAGTAAATATGAATTTTTTGAAATTCATGCAGATAGAAAGGATAGAGAATTTGATTTTACATAAGAGAAGACAAgtcaaacaaaaccacacatttGACACTGTTATTTAAGAAAAAtcataaacatacaaaaaagtaaaaagatcCCAGTTTTATAATACACCTTTTAGTGTGCGTTAGAGTTTTAGTGCTCAGATGTCCAGTACTGTAACTGCAGAAATTTCAGTTCTGGTCGATTCCATTTTTCATGCTAACTCTGTAAGTTATGAgttgcaaacacaaaacaagtttCAGTGCAGCTCTGGGTCCTCACCTGGCCTCCATGAGGCTGAGCACCCTCTCCTCCCACTGCTCTGACACTGTCAGCAGCTCTTGCAAACGGGCCATGGCTCTCTCTACAGAGCTGTGAGGGGCCAGTCCCACACCCTGGTCTATCAGCCTCCTCATGGTGTCCAGACAGAGGCTGTCCGGCCGGCCGCTGGCCTGGTGAACGGCCTCCAGCCAGCGTGCCTGCTCCAGTCTTTCCCTGAGCAGGGGCAGCTGCGGCAGCTCCACATCCAGACCCAGACTCACATCCAGAAGGTCCTGCAGCTCCAATGGGCTGGGGGACTCGTCAGAGAGGAGACGTTCACTGCGCTGCTGGAAGTCATCCACCCGGGTCAGCAAGTCCTGGAGGTGGTATTAGGTAATAATATTTGAATACTTCAACAACACTACATTCACAAATATTACAACTTAGCTTAGAATTTAGGAAACCATTTTAAGAAGTCTACAAAATTCAGTCTCAATTTcctgaaaattaaaattgtgCTATTgtggaaggaaaaacaaaacacttataTCTACATATACCAGTCCATCCCAAGCTCCTGACCTTCAGTAATGGAGCCTGTCGGATGTTACAGGGCAGGCTGTCTAACTGTCGGACAAAACCCCTCAGCTCCTCCACAGTCAATTCGTTCTGGTTTTGAGATTTTCCTCCCCCGGAACGATacctaaaacacaaataaaaacctCTTAACAGAGGAGTGAAGGAAAGatatcaaaataacaaaaagagaGATGATGCTTTCTAAACTGTGATATTGGAAGTCTGTGTTCCACACCCTTTTTCTGTCAAGTTAAATAGAAAatcaaatctatttttgtaGTACCTTGTCTGCCTCTTCCCATTGAGAAGCTGCTGTGCCACCACAGCAACTTTATCTGCCTCTGAGGTGACTGTCCGCAGCTGATCCAGGAGGCTGGTGTGTGAGAACACCTTTGTTTCTGCCTGCTCCACCAGGCTGTGCAGCTCATCCAAACCTGGCCAGAAAATGTTAACAAGTTCTTGGTCAGACTGTAACACAAtgtttaaaacatcacattacatttttctcattttctttgtgGTAATGAATGTCTATTCTTCTTCTAACCTCTTTTCTTATTTCCTTTGTTCTCCAGGATCTCTTCAACACTACGGACCCAGTCTTTGTAGGATTCTGCACGCAGCTTTATGGACACCATCATGGAGTACAACTCATCCAGTGTAAACTTGtaactgcagtgaaaaacaaagcaagatAATGAGTAAAAGCAATGTTAAATAATGTGCCATCACACATATGTCGACATTTACTTTGGATGACAAATTGTACATAAGGCAGACTTTGTGTGTCAGGGGACGACCTATTGGTGACTTGAGGTCAGAAATATGAAGTAGCTGTGATGCATGAagtgtgtaatttttttttttttttttaatgaacttcTTCAAATTTGAGAAACACTAGTGTCTCCAAGTAGACCTTAACATGGCCAAAAGGAAGCTTAATTGATGCATATGGTTCACTATAgtaaaaaaccaaacacaggaTGAACTGTGGTTACTGAAGACTCACTGGAGTGTGAGGTTGCTCTGCGGACATGAGCAGAGGTTCTGGGTATGGTACAGACAAACCGTCTTTTGAGGACTGCAGGCACAGGTGATTCCAGACAGGTAGCAGGTGGTCCAACACTTGCAGCATTGCCGCTCCTCATCTGGGAGCACCTCATAATCAACTTGGCGTGACTGCACCACACCCTAGGGAGACAAATACAGTCATTAGAGCTGCAGGCGAGACAGAGGAGCTAAATGTGACAGATGTGCAGACAGAGGGTCTCCTAAGCTAAGCCTTCTAATATACCAGCTTTGCAATGACATTTGGAACTTAAACGTACTTGTGTTTAAAATCTTTTGTATGCGGTAAACATAGAAGCTTTTAGTTCTCCAATATAAAAGGACAGATTTAAGACAAGAACAACACACCATTTTCTTAGTCTTTTGTCTTAATTCCTCCTCTTCCTGGATCATGGTGGTCATGTCTTTGTGTATCGCTGACGCCAGATCGACATCCATTGTGTCTGCTTTACAGGCCATGTTGCAAATCATCTCATCATGGGAGAAGACACAGTATCTGCTCAGCTGGCGATAGTGTTTCACACAGTTACGGCCAATGGGTAACTGccagaaaacaaatattcattattgcaacagaagaacaaaaacaacaaatcgCTGTTCCTTCAAGTGACATTTTTCCACTCTATAAATCTCTTCATTCTATTTCAGGTCTTCTGTGATTACTCCATGGCTTTTTTATGTATGTCTTTTTTGCCacaattatttttcttctgattatttttaatcaggCCTTGACATTAAGACAAACACATATTTTGAAGTACATTTCATGAAAGCATTCCCTGTTATCTGAGCAGACATGATCAACTCATTTCTTACCCAGTCCATAGTACAGAAGTTGACAGCTTCAGCAAAGTTGAATCCCTGATTGAAACCGCTGTGGTAAGCTCTGGGAAAGGTGATGACAAACTCACCTGCACACTGGTTGGTGCGATAGATCTGGTACGATGGCgtaaaaaggacagaaaaattacacatttctaatattttttttatgtatttctgcCCAAAAATAGTAATTGTGtgtatattacatttttatctaGTTTCTTATTGGCTGAGGTATTTTTGtatcaattaaaaatgtaattcataTCTCAGCTACATTCATATTTTCCATgcaattatacattttttatacaAATAATTTTTAGTTAAGCACATTTTATTAACTAGACTGTGCTCTAAATGAGTAAGTCTGATCTTGTTACCGGGACACCGTTGTTCATCAGCGTGTTGGGATTCATAATAGTGACCAGCTGGTGAAGGAGGTCTGGCTGGGACTCAAACAGCTCAGGGGCCAGTTTCTTCATGACTGCCTCGAGGTGCTCTGCAGCATAACCAGGAGCCCCATACCATGTCTTTGGCTCTCCCCTGCACATATGGTCAAACATCTtaacaaaacactgtcacattaTGCCCAGATATATGGCTAATACACTACTGCCCTTACTGTCATTTATATCGTGCATggaataaataatgaattactgatttttttaaattacaaatacatAACAGAGTTTGGAGAGTACACTTTACCAGTGTAAGTAGTTGATGGAGTAGCTCCAGTGGTCCTCAATATGCCAGCAGAAGGAAGAGAAGCACATGCCCACATACAGCCAGGGTAACTTCATCCCACAGATGTCGGCCGTAACGTGAGTCAGCACCGACGCATCCAGCACTGGCATGTTGTTCAGGTTCCAACCGCTGGTCAGGTAATGCTGCAGGTCAAAGACAGGTCTCAACACTCCACATAACCTCACACTAATACAGTACTGCATGGTCACTGAACTcaacatattttgaaaacaaaaacataatccATCCTCTTCAGTTATCCCAGTCTAAAACCTACAATGTCTGTGGGGATAATTTGACAAAAGCCACTATCatatttttgctttaatgaTTAAATATTGAGTATGGGCATATTGTATTTTTAGATACCATTGCTTGTTATGACTTCttatatttttcaaaaggtTCACAAGTTTTCATTTAAGTTCCAGTTCAATGGACAAAGTTAAAGACGCCAGAGAAACAATAAATTTTAATAGCAGACAAGTCTAATACACCATCAccaaaacaacagacagcaTTTGCTGTACCTCATCCTCAGGAGAGACTTGGAAATGGCTGTTCCTCACAGGGAAACCACTCCCAAACTCCTTGGAGGCGATATCGGCTCCATATTCTACAGTGACATCCTCCTCAATGGTGCTGACTAGACGCCAGAACTCCTTCTCCACCAGTTCAGTAGGAACCATCTAAGATGCACAAAAAGCACCATACACAACATAATGGGCTGATGTGTTTCTACCAACACTGCTACACATTAGAATTTTCCTAAAACTGTTTAGCCCAATGAGAAGAATAACAGCTGGGACATGAGGGGAAACTGCATCTGATAAGTCAGTACCGTCTGTGGTAGCATGTTATCAAAGAATTTCTTTCATGGCCAAAGCAGCAGAGTGCAGGACTGCTTTGAATATCTGCCTCATGTTACAAAAGAGAATGATATTACTAGGGTTTAGTGTAAATAAGCATTAATAACTAATGTCAGCAAAAGTTTTATTTCCAATGTGCAAGAAAAGCAGCATGTTTGCAGTTATGTTTTTACTATAAATAATGACATGTTTGGGGAAAATTACATAAGTAAGACATACAAAATATGTCTAGAACCTCAGATTTCAAGACGAGTCATCTCCCTTGATTGCTGCCCCTTTTGTAACCTGAAATGGTAACTGGTTTAATCATCTTTACCCAGCTCGCTCTCAAACCTGACCCTTGCCTTTTTCTTCTGCCATGCTGCCCTTCTGCTTTCCTACTGAACCCAAGTACTTTAGACAGTAGGGTTACTGCACTCCTTGCCGTCTGTGGATTTGTTTGGCCTATGAACCAGTCAACTCAACACTTAACCATGAATAGCAGAGACCCTTCCTCTGTTGTAGGAATAAGCCTGATCCAACATCTGACCAATGTTGTATTGTCAACAGAATGTCAACTACTTGATGTATTTTCCCTACACCTGCAATAAAAGCAGCTCCCCCTGAAGATTCGACTCTTTGTGGCCAACTGAGCACTTCAAGCAGTTGCTGAGGGAAGATGGATCTCTGCCTAAGCTGTGAGAGACATCAACCTTCACAGCACACTGTCATACATGCTTCAGTGCATAAATGATCTAATTCTCACCTCTGTGGGTGGTAGCATCCCTAACCCATCATATAGTCCAGGGTTTCGTTACatctaatgtaatgtaaaaacaatgctgtccatattttttcataatttctATAATTATAAAGTGTGTATAAACACATGGGAAGTTATACTTTGTGTTTAAGTCTTTTGGAGgtgctgaagaagaagaagaacaagagaaGCAACTTTAATCCATTACATCTGCAACCCATTAACATCAAACAGAGATAAGTGACAGCACATAAAAACCCTGACTGAGATAAAGTGGaactaacaacaaaaacataccGTCTATGTCTACAGAATTAAAATCACTCATATCAATTACCAAGTGATGCAAACTCACATGAACTGGCATATTGAAATAATCAGACTTGAAGGAGTCAGCCATGTCTCCAAAAGCTTGTAGGGTGTAGCTTCTGCCGGCCTGTTCAAAACCAAATGCGACAGGAGGTTTGCCACATTcctgtttaacaaaaaaaaaaaaaaaaagttgaaacgTAAAGTTAAAACAACACTGCTACTACATTTGTGGATACCAGACAGGAGATTATACTCTAGTTGCCAATTAGAAGTTTCTCTGTCAGGAGTTAGTTCCCTGCGGGGCAATGGGTCTACAGCTCACCTGAGCCAAGCATTTGGGGCACCTCCAGTCACCTTTGGGAACATCATGTAGGGGGGGgatcagacagaaaatgtgataGCTGTCATCACAGCCGTCACACAAAAGCAGACGGTCCTCAGAGCTTCCACTGCCACATACCAGACACATGTAGTGGTCCACCTGAGTAAAGCAGTTTTTTTGATAAGACTAAACATTATACAACACggtaatgtgtttttatttgtaccATATTGGAATTGCAGTGATGTAAGCCATCATCTTAATATAGAAGATAGTACTTACTTTATTCAGGGGAGGTTTGTTTATCTGGTTTAATACCATTTCATCATATTCTGGATCCTCATGTTTAATGGGCTCCTTTTTCACCT
Proteins encoded in this window:
- the kdm5ba gene encoding lysine (K)-specific demethylase 5Ba isoform X2, translating into MTQPQLNEFIPPPECPVFEPSWEEFADPFAYINKIRPIAEKTGICKIRPPPEWQPPFACDVDRLKFTPRIQRLNELEAQTRVKLNFLDQIAKFWELQGCTLKIPHVERKILDLYQLNKLVNEEGGFDAVCKDRRWTKISVKMGFAPGKAIGSHLRAHYERILYPYNLFQTGSNLPKATLTNDTKDKEYTPHDLPQRQSVQPQETCSIARRAKRMKSEKSVKAEPGEFCKTRPNLRRRMGTYVAKPEPVRMAVTEVKKEPIKHEDPEYDEMVLNQINKPPLNKVDHYMCLVCGSGSSEDRLLLCDGCDDSYHIFCLIPPLHDVPKGDWRCPKCLAQECGKPPVAFGFEQAGRSYTLQAFGDMADSFKSDYFNMPVHMVPTELVEKEFWRLVSTIEEDVTVEYGADIASKEFGSGFPVRNSHFQVSPEDEHYLTSGWNLNNMPVLDASVLTHVTADICGMKLPWLYVGMCFSSFCWHIEDHWSYSINYLHWGEPKTWYGAPGYAAEHLEAVMKKLAPELFESQPDLLHQLVTIMNPNTLMNNGVPIYRTNQCAGEFVITFPRAYHSGFNQGFNFAEAVNFCTMDWLPIGRNCVKHYRQLSRYCVFSHDEMICNMACKADTMDVDLASAIHKDMTTMIQEEEELRQKTKKMGVVQSRQVDYEVLPDEERQCCKCWTTCYLSGITCACSPQKTVCLYHTQNLCSCPQSNLTLHYKFTLDELYSMMVSIKLRAESYKDWVRSVEEILENKGNKKRGLDELHSLVEQAETKVFSHTSLLDQLRTVTSEADKVAVVAQQLLNGKRQTRGFYLCFRYRSGGGKSQNQNELTVEELRGFVRQLDSLPCNIRQAPLLKDLLTRVDDFQQRSERLLSDESPSPLELQDLLDVSLGLDVELPQLPLLRERLEQARWLEAVHQASGRPDSLCLDTMRRLIDQGVGLAPHSSVERAMARLQELLTVSEQWEERVLSLMEARPYHSLDTLDAALQEVENIPAYLPNCLQLKDVVTKAKKWLHEAEALQLGGRIPVLESLSELVLRADGIPVKLDPLSRLEALINDVQMWKESAAKTFLLKNSPFSLLEVLCPKCDIGAGYQKSRSKKIKEAPQISKKSSTKLESVCDVERALSESKDSASAMVTLAEVRQREMEILLALRASNESKFLPGENCYALSVCVCQKAPSGAMVQCELCRDIFHCGCVETTVDLEYGQAWLCPLCQQSRKPPLDKVLPLLASLQRIRVRLPEGDALRFLIERTVRWQHRVQQACTEGVLEKVSKMGRVVPRISSHLSQEINGSSFYTEHQSVPLQGLGPELEELMVEGFLLQVTLPETEQLYRYLLYKLAPLPSHSTPCGGNTEQDQQSPRGSPEHKNGVSGVKKDSVNIQSKRTKRRKESSDSQHSEKAKKCRKKSKKSKERSEESQSSPTHSVSDPAPSDSEEDYSLCAAPWCREPEGDEVNWVQCDGSCNQWFHQICVGLSAERAEKEDYICISCSQPDYDDCERRMKTKK
- the kdm5ba gene encoding lysine (K)-specific demethylase 5Ba isoform X3; protein product: MTQPQLNEFIPPPECPVFEPSWEEFADPFAYINKIRPIAEKTGICKIRPPPEWQPPFACDVDRLKFTPRIQRLNELEAQTRVKLNFLDQIAKFWELQGCTLKIPHVERKILDLYQLNKLVNEEGGFDAVCKDRRWTKISVKMGFAPGKAIGSHLRAHYERILYPYNLFQTGSNLPKATLTNDTKDKEYTPHDLPQRQSVQPQETCSIARRAKRMKSEKSVKAEPGEFCKTRPNLRRRMGTYVAKPEPVRMAVTEVKKEPIKHEDPEYDEMVLNQINKPPLNKVDHYMCLVCGSGSSEDRLLLCDGCDDSYHIFCLIPPLHDVPKGDWRCPKCLAQECGKPPVAFGFEQAGRSYTLQAFGDMADSFKSDYFNMPVHMVPTELVEKEFWRLVSTIEEDVTVEYGADIASKEFGSGFPVRNSHFQVSPEDEHYLTSGWNLNNMPVLDASVLTHVTADICGMKLPWLYVGMCFSSFCWHIEDHWSYSINYLHWGEPKTWYGAPGYAAEHLEAVMKKLAPELFESQPDLLHQLVTIMNPNTLMNNGVPIYRTNQCAGEFVITFPRAYHSGFNQGFNFAEAVNFCTMDWLPIGRNCVKHYRQLSRYCVFSHDEMICNMACKADTMDVDLASAIHKDMTTMIQEEEELRQKTKKMGVVQSRQVDYEVLPDEERQCCKCWTTCYLSGITCACSPQKTVCLYHTQNLCSCPQSNLTLHYKFTLDELYSMMVSIKLRAESYKDWVRSVEEILENKGNKKRGLDELHSLVEQAETKVFSHTSLLDQLRTVTSEADKVAVVAQQLLNGKRQTRYRSGGGKSQNQNELTVEELRGFVRQLDSLPCNIRQAPLLKDLLTRVDDFQQRSERLLSDESPSPLELQDLLDVSLGLDVELPQLPLLRERLEQARWLEAVHQASGRPDSLCLDTMRRLIDQGVGLAPHSSVERAMARLQELLTVSEQWEERVLSLMEARPYHSLDTLDAALQEVENIPAYLPNCLQLKDVVTKAKKWLHEAEALQLGGRIPVLESLSELVLRADGIPVKLDPLSRLEALINDVQMWKESAAKTFLLKNSPFSLLEVLCPKCDIGAGYQKSRSKKIKEAPQISKKSSTKLESVCDVERALSESKDSASAMVTLAEVRQREMEILLALRASNESKFLPGENCYALSVCVCQKAPSGAMVQCELCRDIFHCGCVETTVDLEYGQAWLCPLCQQSRKPPLDKVLPLLASLQRIRVRLPEGDALRFLIERTVRWQHRVQQACTEGVLEKVSKMGRVVPRISSHLSQEINGSSFYTEHQSVPLQGLGPELEELMVEGFLLQVTLPETEQLYRYLLYKLAPLPSHSTPCGGNTEQDQQSPRGSPEHNKNGVSGVKKDSVNIQSKRTKRRKESSDSQHSEKAKKCRKKSKKSKERSEESQSSPTHSVSDPAPSDSEEDYSLCAAPWCREPEGDEVNWVQCDGSCNQWFHQICVGLSAERAEKEDYICISCSQPDYDDCERRMKTKK
- the kdm5ba gene encoding lysine (K)-specific demethylase 5Ba isoform X1 — translated: MTQPQLNEFIPPPECPVFEPSWEEFADPFAYINKIRPIAEKTGICKIRPPPEWQPPFACDVDRLKFTPRIQRLNELEAQTRVKLNFLDQIAKFWELQGCTLKIPHVERKILDLYQLNKLVNEEGGFDAVCKDRRWTKISVKMGFAPGKAIGSHLRAHYERILYPYNLFQTGSNLPKATLTNDTKDKEYTPHDLPQRQSVQPQETCSIARRAKRMKSEKSVKAEPGEFCKTRPNLRRRMGTYVAKPEPVRMAVTEVKKEPIKHEDPEYDEMVLNQINKPPLNKVDHYMCLVCGSGSSEDRLLLCDGCDDSYHIFCLIPPLHDVPKGDWRCPKCLAQECGKPPVAFGFEQAGRSYTLQAFGDMADSFKSDYFNMPVHMVPTELVEKEFWRLVSTIEEDVTVEYGADIASKEFGSGFPVRNSHFQVSPEDEHYLTSGWNLNNMPVLDASVLTHVTADICGMKLPWLYVGMCFSSFCWHIEDHWSYSINYLHWGEPKTWYGAPGYAAEHLEAVMKKLAPELFESQPDLLHQLVTIMNPNTLMNNGVPIYRTNQCAGEFVITFPRAYHSGFNQGFNFAEAVNFCTMDWLPIGRNCVKHYRQLSRYCVFSHDEMICNMACKADTMDVDLASAIHKDMTTMIQEEEELRQKTKKMGVVQSRQVDYEVLPDEERQCCKCWTTCYLSGITCACSPQKTVCLYHTQNLCSCPQSNLTLHYKFTLDELYSMMVSIKLRAESYKDWVRSVEEILENKGNKKRGLDELHSLVEQAETKVFSHTSLLDQLRTVTSEADKVAVVAQQLLNGKRQTRGFYLCFRYRSGGGKSQNQNELTVEELRGFVRQLDSLPCNIRQAPLLKDLLTRVDDFQQRSERLLSDESPSPLELQDLLDVSLGLDVELPQLPLLRERLEQARWLEAVHQASGRPDSLCLDTMRRLIDQGVGLAPHSSVERAMARLQELLTVSEQWEERVLSLMEARPYHSLDTLDAALQEVENIPAYLPNCLQLKDVVTKAKKWLHEAEALQLGGRIPVLESLSELVLRADGIPVKLDPLSRLEALINDVQMWKESAAKTFLLKNSPFSLLEVLCPKCDIGAGYQKSRSKKIKEAPQISKKSSTKLESVCDVERALSESKDSASAMVTLAEVRQREMEILLALRASNESKFLPGENCYALSVCVCQKAPSGAMVQCELCRDIFHCGCVETTVDLEYGQAWLCPLCQQSRKPPLDKVLPLLASLQRIRVRLPEGDALRFLIERTVRWQHRVQQACTEGVLEKVSKMGRVVPRISSHLSQEINGSSFYTEHQSVPLQGLGPELEELMVEGFLLQVTLPETEQLYRYLLYKLAPLPSHSTPCGGNTEQDQQSPRGSPEHNKNGVSGVKKDSVNIQSKRTKRRKESSDSQHSEKAKKCRKKSKKSKERSEESQSSPTHSVSDPAPSDSEEDYSLCAAPWCREPEGDEVNWVQCDGSCNQWFHQICVGLSAERAEKEDYICISCSQPDYDDCERRMKTKK